The Methylomonas montana genome has a window encoding:
- the recN gene encoding DNA repair protein RecN — MLLNLNIIDLAVVDALDLDLEPGMSVLTGETGAGKSILLTALGLALGDRADSGYVRPGSKRAEVNIEFDLSKAPLVKQWLEANELDDDGQCMIRRTISDDGRSKAYINNHPVNLQTLQGLSRQLVEIHGQHAHLTLLDSEEQRRLLDGFAGNQTLLDNLNSCYQNWKQAHKELHQLLKAGSDQAEREELLRYQLDELQQLDLENFDYQALADEHNKLANLGKILGVGQQQLDILYDNDQQSVADMLGHVIHAINELAQYAGELNAVSELLSDAEIQIGEATQQLRRFLENQEADPQQLTWLESQIGVIQRLSRKHKIQPEELPELATRFASELDNLSHSSERIESLNADCERLLSHYRKLAGELSASRRQAGTELQQRISDTIKELGMPHGEFIVNLRTQENAEPQRNGVDSLEFLVSTNPGLPAKPLAKVASGGELSRISLAIQVTTSTDKTTPTMIFDEVDSGIGGGIAEIVGQKLRRLSKNRQVLCVTHLPQVASQAHQHLFVAKNQNAAVTSSTVRRLSDEERVNEVARMLGGVTITENTLAHAREMLVSGGLAPSP; from the coding sequence ATGCTGTTAAACCTGAATATCATCGATTTGGCGGTCGTCGACGCGCTGGATTTGGACCTGGAACCCGGCATGTCGGTACTGACCGGCGAAACCGGCGCCGGCAAATCGATTTTGCTGACCGCACTGGGACTGGCCCTGGGCGACCGCGCCGACTCCGGCTATGTCCGGCCGGGCAGCAAGCGCGCCGAAGTGAATATCGAATTCGACCTATCGAAAGCGCCGCTGGTCAAACAATGGCTAGAGGCCAACGAGCTGGACGACGATGGCCAATGCATGATCCGCCGCACCATCAGCGACGACGGCCGCTCCAAGGCTTATATCAATAACCACCCGGTCAATCTGCAAACCCTGCAAGGCTTGAGCCGGCAACTGGTGGAAATTCACGGCCAGCACGCACATCTAACGCTGCTGGACAGCGAGGAACAGCGCCGGCTACTGGACGGTTTCGCCGGCAACCAGACCTTGCTGGACAATCTGAATAGCTGTTACCAAAACTGGAAACAAGCGCATAAGGAACTGCATCAACTATTAAAAGCCGGTAGCGATCAGGCCGAACGCGAGGAATTGCTGCGTTATCAACTGGACGAGTTGCAGCAACTGGATTTGGAAAATTTCGATTACCAGGCGCTGGCCGACGAACATAACAAACTGGCCAACCTTGGCAAAATCCTCGGCGTCGGCCAACAACAGCTGGATATTTTGTACGACAACGACCAGCAATCGGTGGCCGACATGCTGGGCCATGTGATTCACGCGATCAACGAGTTAGCGCAATATGCCGGCGAGTTGAACGCTGTTTCCGAATTATTGAGCGATGCCGAAATCCAGATCGGCGAGGCCACCCAGCAATTGCGCCGCTTCCTGGAAAATCAGGAAGCCGATCCGCAACAACTGACTTGGCTGGAAAGCCAGATCGGTGTGATTCAACGCTTAAGCCGCAAGCATAAAATTCAGCCGGAAGAATTACCGGAGCTGGCTACGCGCTTCGCCAGCGAATTGGATAACCTCAGCCACAGCAGCGAGCGCATCGAAAGCCTGAATGCCGATTGCGAACGACTGCTAAGCCATTACCGCAAACTGGCCGGCGAGCTGTCCGCCAGCCGCCGCCAAGCCGGCACGGAGTTGCAGCAACGCATTTCCGACACGATCAAGGAACTGGGCATGCCGCACGGCGAGTTCATCGTCAATCTCCGCACTCAAGAAAACGCCGAACCGCAGCGCAACGGTGTGGACAGCCTCGAATTTCTGGTCAGCACCAACCCCGGTCTACCGGCCAAACCGCTGGCGAAGGTCGCCTCCGGCGGCGAGTTGTCGAGAATCAGCTTGGCGATACAAGTCACTACCAGCACCGACAAGACCACGCCAACCATGATTTTCGACGAGGTCGATTCAGGGATCGGCGGCGGCATAGCCGAGATCGTCGGTCAGAAATTAAGGCGTTTGAGCAAGAACCGCCAGGTATTGTGCGTCACTCACTTACCGCAAGTGGCTTCGCAAGCGCATCAGCACTTGTTCGTCGCCAAAAACCAAAATGCGGCCGTGACGTCGTCCACTGTCAGACGACTGAGCGACGAAGAACGCGTCAACGAAGTGGCTAGAATGCTGGGCGGCGTCACCATCACCGAAAACACCCTTGCGCATGCGCGGGAGATGTTGGTGTCGGGCGGTTTGGCGCCCTCTCCCTAA
- a CDS encoding DMT family transporter has product MATTTSISLSNRNRFLGFGLATLAAIGFSGKAILVKLAYYQPVDAVTLLALRMLFSAPFFLVVAWRHAGQKHLTPLNGRDYLALLLLGLLGYYLSSLFDFIGLQYISAGLERLILFLYPTMVVVLSAVLLGKAFGRKEIVALLLSYAGIGVVFFDELNIQSEHLLLGAGCVFASTLTYAAYLIGTGETVARIGASRFTAYAMLVACAATLMQFLFTHPPQALLLPMRIYQLSLVMAIFSTVLPVFMLSAAIRMIGSSHTSLIGSLGPVATLFMASFFLGEELTVAQIGGAALVMAGVLSLSLK; this is encoded by the coding sequence ATGGCAACAACGACATCAATCTCTCTATCCAATCGCAACCGTTTCTTGGGCTTTGGCCTGGCGACCTTGGCGGCCATTGGGTTTTCCGGCAAGGCGATTTTAGTGAAACTGGCATATTACCAACCGGTTGATGCGGTGACGCTGTTGGCCTTGCGCATGCTGTTCTCAGCTCCATTTTTTCTGGTTGTCGCCTGGCGCCATGCCGGTCAGAAGCATCTGACGCCGCTCAACGGCCGCGATTATCTAGCATTATTGCTGTTGGGTTTGCTGGGTTATTACTTATCCAGTTTATTCGACTTTATCGGCTTGCAATACATTTCCGCCGGCCTCGAACGGCTGATCCTGTTTTTGTATCCGACCATGGTGGTCGTGTTGTCAGCAGTATTATTGGGCAAAGCCTTCGGCCGCAAGGAAATCGTCGCGTTATTGCTCAGCTATGCCGGTATCGGCGTGGTGTTTTTTGATGAGTTGAATATTCAATCCGAACATCTGCTGTTGGGTGCCGGCTGCGTGTTTGCCAGTACCTTGACCTACGCCGCGTATCTGATCGGCACCGGTGAAACGGTGGCTCGCATCGGCGCCTCGCGCTTTACCGCTTATGCGATGCTGGTGGCTTGTGCGGCGACGCTGATGCAATTTTTATTCACCCATCCGCCGCAGGCTTTACTGCTGCCGATGCGGATTTATCAATTGAGCTTGGTGATGGCGATATTCTCGACGGTGTTGCCGGTGTTCATGCTGTCGGCAGCGATCCGGATGATCGGTTCAAGTCACACTTCGCTGATCGGCTCGCTAGGGCCGGTGGCGACTTTGTTCATGGCCAGCTTTTTTCTCGGTGAGGAGTTGACAGTTGCGCAAATTGGCGGCGCGGCGCTGGTGATGGCGGGGGTGTTGAGTCTGTCGTTGAAATGA
- a CDS encoding NAD(+) kinase: MPTPFQRIGIIGKFGDPGIASTLNELYHYLQNRGHGLAVDSQSAGLIDDSEVVGVHIERLPEHCDLIIAVGGDGTFLAAARAAADFEIPLLGVNLGRLGFLVDISPEQLSSRLDQILAGQFKTEQRQRLRTVIIRDGEIIHQQTAVNEVVVHRWVTPSMIEIVTSIDGVYLNTQRSDGLIVATPTGSTAYSLSAGGPILHPALNALVLVPLNPHTLSNRPIVIDDNVEIEIRFSQIRQINALVTCDHLEIPDVRINDKIVIKKSDKPIKILHPADHDFFHTLRSKLNWSGYPA; the protein is encoded by the coding sequence ATGCCAACCCCCTTCCAACGCATCGGCATCATCGGCAAGTTCGGTGATCCCGGCATTGCCTCGACGCTTAACGAGCTTTATCACTATCTGCAAAATCGCGGCCACGGTCTGGCGGTGGATAGCCAAAGCGCTGGTTTGATTGACGATAGCGAGGTAGTGGGCGTGCATATCGAGCGCCTGCCGGAACACTGCGATTTGATTATCGCCGTAGGCGGCGACGGTACCTTCCTGGCCGCAGCGCGTGCCGCTGCCGATTTCGAGATTCCATTGCTGGGCGTCAACCTCGGCAGGCTGGGTTTTTTGGTGGATATTTCTCCCGAACAGCTATCCAGCCGCCTCGATCAGATTCTCGCCGGCCAGTTCAAGACCGAGCAGCGCCAACGCTTGCGCACTGTCATCATCCGCGACGGCGAAATTATTCATCAGCAAACCGCCGTCAACGAGGTGGTGGTGCATCGCTGGGTGACGCCGAGCATGATAGAGATCGTCACCAGCATCGACGGGGTTTATCTCAATACCCAACGCTCGGACGGTTTGATCGTCGCCACGCCGACCGGCTCCACCGCTTACTCGCTGTCGGCCGGCGGGCCGATTCTGCATCCGGCGCTGAACGCGCTGGTGCTAGTGCCGCTGAACCCGCATACCTTGTCGAACCGGCCTATCGTGATCGACGATAACGTCGAAATCGAAATTCGTTTCAGCCAGATCAGACAGATCAATGCGCTGGTCACTTGCGACCATTTGGAGATTCCGGACGTGCGGATCAACGACAAAATCGTCATCAAAAAATCCGACAAACCGATTAAAATTTTGCATCCTGCGGATCACGATTTTTTCCATACTTTAAGAAGCAAACTCAACTGGAGCGGCTACCCCGCCTAA
- a CDS encoding methyl-accepting chemotaxis protein: MTNNSTIQSKILLSIASVFLLLMFVSTLFMADRQKDMVQSLATDKARDIANSYFDGINTLMLTGAMAQGEVLRDKARSHANVTEVRLIRGKGILDFYGPGKAEQRSLDNLDERALSGERVTKHGDDSNGRLVTVLEPIQARVDFRGTNCLTCHAVPEGTVLGAVRVSYSLANLDAQINRDLVIASGISLVMFAGGLLLVNMLMRRIVVNPLVTMRDTVNAIAGQSDLRQRLQIESGDEIGQVSESFNTMLTNFAGSLGQVSSVSQQLASATSQISNVARQTSQAASQQRSETETVIQAIHELERSVQDVRSGASGAAEASVEADQQAAQGAATTKNAINGINELVNEIDRAAEVIKRLDQKSNGVGAVLDVIKGLADQTNLLALNAAIEAARAGEQGRGFAVVADEVRTLATRSHQATEEIENIIEQLQREAKDAVTVMGNAKNSAELRREQVQSADQGLSAIAERVTQIRQLNSRMSQAADNQSRVAQHVGQSIANIGQLTERTAQDAGQTNAASNELVKLAAQLNELVGQFKR, encoded by the coding sequence ATGACTAATAACTCGACTATCCAATCCAAAATTCTATTGAGCATTGCTAGTGTTTTTTTGTTGCTCATGTTCGTCAGCACACTGTTTATGGCCGATCGGCAGAAAGACATGGTGCAAAGCCTGGCGACCGATAAGGCTAGGGACATTGCCAACAGTTATTTCGACGGCATCAATACCCTGATGTTGACTGGTGCGATGGCGCAGGGAGAAGTATTGAGGGACAAAGCGCGCTCGCATGCCAATGTGACCGAAGTACGCTTGATTCGCGGCAAGGGAATTTTGGATTTTTACGGCCCCGGTAAAGCGGAGCAAAGATCGCTGGACAATCTGGACGAAAGAGCGCTGAGCGGAGAGCGTGTCACTAAGCATGGTGACGATAGCAATGGCCGTTTGGTGACCGTGCTGGAGCCGATCCAGGCGAGAGTCGATTTTCGCGGTACCAATTGCCTGACTTGCCATGCCGTTCCCGAAGGCACAGTGTTGGGCGCGGTGCGGGTGTCTTATTCGCTGGCCAATCTGGATGCGCAGATCAATCGCGATTTAGTGATCGCCTCCGGCATCTCGCTGGTGATGTTTGCCGGCGGTTTGTTGCTGGTCAATATGCTGATGCGGAGGATCGTGGTCAACCCGCTGGTAACCATGCGCGATACGGTTAACGCCATTGCCGGACAATCCGACTTGCGCCAGCGTTTGCAAATCGAATCCGGCGACGAAATAGGCCAAGTCAGCGAGTCGTTTAATACCATGTTGACCAACTTTGCCGGTAGTTTGGGGCAGGTGTCTTCGGTCAGTCAGCAATTGGCTTCCGCGACCAGTCAGATTTCCAATGTGGCGCGGCAAACTTCGCAAGCCGCCAGTCAGCAACGTAGCGAAACCGAAACGGTGATTCAGGCCATTCATGAGTTGGAAAGATCGGTACAGGACGTGCGTAGCGGCGCCAGCGGCGCGGCGGAAGCCTCGGTGGAAGCCGATCAACAGGCCGCGCAGGGGGCGGCGACCACTAAAAACGCGATTAACGGTATCAACGAATTGGTTAACGAAATCGACCGTGCCGCGGAAGTGATCAAACGCTTGGATCAAAAAAGCAACGGTGTCGGCGCGGTGCTGGACGTGATTAAAGGTCTGGCCGATCAGACCAACCTTTTGGCACTGAATGCTGCGATTGAAGCGGCCAGGGCCGGTGAGCAAGGCCGTGGCTTTGCCGTGGTGGCCGATGAAGTGCGTACGCTGGCGACGCGATCGCACCAGGCGACCGAGGAAATCGAAAATATCATCGAACAATTGCAACGCGAAGCCAAGGATGCGGTGACGGTGATGGGTAATGCCAAAAACAGCGCGGAGCTGCGCCGCGAGCAGGTGCAAAGCGCCGATCAGGGTTTGAGCGCGATTGCCGAACGGGTGACGCAGATTCGCCAGTTGAACTCACGAATGTCGCAAGCCGCCGATAATCAAAGCCGGGTGGCGCAACATGTCGGTCAAAGCATCGCCAATATTGGCCAATTGACCGAGCGTACCGCCCAGGACGCCGGCCAAACCAACGCCGCCAGTAATGAGTTGGTGAAACTGGCCGCGCAATTGAACGAACTGGTCGGGCAATTCAAGCGTTAG